One region of Buchnera aphidicola (Eriosoma lanigerum) genomic DNA includes:
- the rplI gene encoding 50S ribosomal protein L9 — translation MQVILLEKIDKLGKIGELIQVRSGYARNFLIPKGKAVIGTKKNIELFEIQRKKIELEKINQLSLAKIRADKVINLGLIHIYVKSGEEGKLFGSIGARDIANRISELGVLVKKSEIKLSSGLIRNIGIYEVIFQPHLEHTISIKINVSS, via the coding sequence ATGCAAGTAATTTTATTAGAAAAAATAGATAAACTTGGAAAAATTGGAGAATTAATACAAGTTAGATCAGGTTATGCTCGTAATTTTTTAATTCCTAAGGGTAAAGCTGTTATAGGTACTAAAAAAAATATTGAATTATTTGAAATACAGAGAAAAAAAATTGAATTAGAAAAAATAAATCAGTTGTCTTTAGCTAAAATTAGGGCTGATAAAGTAATTAATTTAGGATTAATTCACATTTATGTAAAATCAGGAGAAGAAGGTAAGTTGTTTGGTTCTATAGGAGCTAGAGATATTGCTAATCGTATTAGTGAATTAGGGGTATTAGTGAAAAAAAGTGAAATTAAGTTATCTTCTGGATTAATAAGAAATATTGGAATTTATGAAGTAATTTTTCAACCACATTTAGAACATACTATTTCAATAAAAATT
- the rpsR gene encoding 30S ribosomal protein S18, which produces MVRYFRRRKFCRFTAEGITEIDYKDISMLKNYITESGKIVPSRITGTRSKYQRQLARAIKRARYLSLLPYTDQHQ; this is translated from the coding sequence ATGGTACGTTATTTTCGTCGTCGTAAATTTTGTCGATTTACTGCTGAAGGAATTACAGAAATAGACTACAAAGATATATCTATGTTAAAAAATTATATTACAGAGAGTGGTAAAATTGTCCCTAGTCGTATTACTGGGACTCGTTCAAAGTATCAACGTCAATTAGCTCGAGCTATAAAAAGAGCACGTTATCTTTCTTTGTTACCTTATACAGATCAACATCAATAA
- the rpsF gene encoding 30S ribosomal protein S6, protein MRHYEILIMVHPDQSEKVSSMIDQYKKIIYDQNGKIYRLEDWGRRQLAYSINKLHKAHYVLMNIFTNTIVIKELEKIFRLDDGIIRNIILLMKKAIIESSPMLKLKDKDEYKDKGNVIIHHKLANISKVNKVAL, encoded by the coding sequence ATGAGACATTATGAAATTTTAATTATGGTTCATCCTGATCAGAGTGAAAAAGTTAGTAGTATGATTGATCAATATAAAAAAATTATTTATGATCAGAATGGAAAAATATATCGTTTAGAAGATTGGGGAAGACGTCAATTAGCATATTCTATTAATAAACTACATAAAGCTCATTACGTATTAATGAATATATTTACTAATACTATTGTTATTAAGGAATTAGAAAAAATATTTCGATTAGATGATGGTATTATTAGAAATATTATTTTATTAATGAAAAAAGCAATTATTGAATCTTCTCCAATGTTAAAATTAAAAGATAAAGATGAATACAAAGATAAAGGAAATGTTATTATTCATCATAAATTGGCAAATATATCTAAAGTAAATAAAGTTGCATTGTAA
- the rnr gene encoding ribonuclease R — MTVVSAYHIKKNLKNKNILPDSQLIYNKLYKTKKLINRKKLALIFNISTTIHKNIFYKKLKSMEQNGMIVSQSKYFYTLPEFLKFFTGNIIGHRDGYGFLKTNISKQDMWISIENMKLCIHGDFVLATNSFSCKKNKIETKIIKILKPNIHAIIGQCIIKKNQILVVPYDNRFCFMILIISKVHTITNGSIVSVKLLRRSIRKSLALGQILRVIGHAMNLKLAIKIAIHNYSISDVWNQNIHKELNTIRCTSLSKIDFQNRVDLRHLPFITIDDDYANDFDDAIYCHKINSSTWNIKIAISDVSYYVHPGSALDKEAQKRGNSIYFPSRVVPMLPEQLSINLCSLLPHVDRLVLVCEVKLSTEGKIISYYHYEAIIRSHGRMTYSEIDKIWKGDKLLIKKFNYLLLEFNNLKNLYTCLNQSTEFKKGIFFNIIEPKFVLNTNGKIKNIYLQCGNKVNKLIEFCMILANTVSAMFLVKFHESTLFRDHDPPSINNIIKLKLILKELNVNWLIEKNPSIFHYNHLLKTISHRKDYHIIQLLVLRSLKQAVYDSENRGHFGLSLSAYVHFTSPIRRYSDLLLHRSIKYLLKNHKNYLSKNNSLIGRFHYNVNRISKIGNLCSITERCTDEAVRLVFDWLKCDFMHDKINHSFQGMIVSITSIGCFIRLTNFLIDVFLHISKLNNDTYIFDAQKYMLVGRYTGFKYHLGDILHVCIKSVHMINYKIEVDLLK; from the coding sequence ATGACGGTAGTATCTGCCTACCATATTAAAAAAAATTTAAAAAATAAGAATATATTACCTGATTCACAACTAATATATAACAAGTTGTACAAAACTAAAAAATTAATAAATAGAAAAAAATTAGCTCTAATTTTTAATATTTCTACTACAATTCATAAAAATATTTTTTATAAAAAATTGAAATCCATGGAACAAAATGGAATGATTGTAAGTCAATCTAAATATTTTTATACTTTACCTGAATTTTTAAAATTTTTTACTGGAAATATTATAGGTCATAGAGATGGATATGGATTTTTAAAAACAAATATTTCTAAACAAGATATGTGGATTTCTATTGAGAACATGAAATTATGTATTCATGGAGATTTTGTTTTAGCAACTAATTCGTTTTCTTGTAAAAAAAATAAAATAGAAACTAAAATTATTAAAATACTTAAACCAAATATTCATGCAATTATTGGACAATGTATCATAAAAAAAAATCAAATACTTGTGGTTCCTTATGATAATCGTTTTTGTTTTATGATATTAATTATTAGTAAAGTACATACTATTACTAATGGATCCATAGTATCAGTAAAGTTATTACGTCGTTCTATACGAAAATCTTTAGCTTTAGGACAAATTTTACGTGTTATTGGACATGCAATGAATCTTAAATTAGCAATTAAGATAGCTATTCATAACTATTCAATTTCAGATGTATGGAATCAGAATATCCACAAAGAATTAAATACTATTCGTTGTACAAGTTTGTCAAAAATTGATTTTCAAAATAGAGTAGATTTACGTCATCTTCCTTTTATTACCATAGATGATGATTATGCAAATGATTTTGACGATGCTATTTATTGTCATAAAATTAATAGTTCTACATGGAATATAAAAATTGCAATTTCTGATGTTAGTTATTATGTTCATCCTGGTAGTGCTTTAGACAAAGAAGCACAAAAAAGAGGAAATTCAATTTATTTTCCTTCTAGGGTAGTTCCTATGTTACCTGAACAATTATCTATAAATTTATGTTCTTTATTGCCACATGTAGATAGATTAGTTTTAGTATGTGAAGTAAAACTATCTACTGAAGGAAAAATTATATCATATTATCACTATGAAGCTATTATACGTTCTCATGGTAGAATGACTTATTCTGAAATTGATAAAATATGGAAAGGAGATAAGTTATTAATTAAAAAATTTAATTATTTATTGTTAGAATTCAATAATTTAAAAAATTTATATACATGTTTAAATCAATCTACAGAATTTAAAAAAGGTATTTTTTTTAATATTATAGAGCCAAAATTTGTATTAAATACGAATGGAAAAATAAAAAATATTTATCTTCAATGTGGAAATAAAGTAAATAAATTGATTGAATTTTGTATGATTCTTGCAAATACTGTATCGGCTATGTTTCTTGTAAAATTTCATGAATCTACTTTATTTAGAGACCATGATCCTCCTAGTATAAATAATATAATAAAATTAAAATTAATATTAAAAGAATTAAACGTAAATTGGTTAATAGAAAAGAACCCAAGTATTTTTCATTATAATCATTTATTAAAAACAATTTCTCATAGAAAAGATTATCATATTATTCAATTGTTAGTATTACGTTCTTTAAAACAAGCTGTATATGATTCTGAAAATAGAGGACATTTTGGTTTGTCTTTATCAGCATATGTACATTTTACTTCTCCAATTCGTAGATATTCTGATTTATTATTACATCGTTCCATAAAATATTTATTAAAAAATCATAAAAATTATTTAAGTAAGAATAATTCTTTAATAGGAAGATTTCATTATAATGTTAATAGAATAAGTAAAATAGGTAATTTATGTTCTATTACAGAGCGATGTACAGATGAAGCTGTAAGATTGGTATTTGATTGGTTAAAATGTGATTTTATGCATGATAAAATTAATCATTCTTTTCAAGGTATGATTGTCAGTATTACTAGTATAGGTTGCTTTATTCGGTTAACTAATTTTTTGATAGATGTTTTTTTACATATTTCTAAATTAAACAATGATACATATATTTTTGATGCTCAAAAGTATATGTTAGTAGGTCGATATACAGGATTTAAATATCATTTGGGTGATATATTACATGTTTGTATTAAATCAGTTCATATGATTAATTATAAAATAGAAGTAGATTTATTAAAGTAA
- a CDS encoding adenylosuccinate synthase → MGKNIIIIGTQWGDEGKGKIIDLLSPNVNYIVRYQGGHNAGHTLVVNNKKTVLHLLPSGLLHNHIFGVIGNGVVISPRDLLNEIRMLQKQGIYNLQNRIMISESSPLLLEYHVAMDQAREKRLHSVDDNNSNGNTTIIGTTGRGIGPVYEDKVARRGLRIGDLKNIQLFSVNLRKNVNYYNFLLSNYYHSKVVNYDVIIKDILSVRDDLLNMIQDIPNTLDIAMKNDKKIMFEGAQGTFLDIDHGTYPYVTSSNSISGGVCSGVGVGPLAIDYILGVTKCYTTRVGFGPFPTELFDEIDLHFFNIGKELGSSTGRRRRTGWLDIVALRRCIQINSLSALCMTKLDVLDGLKEIKICIAYKLSNGTQITCTPFSVDEWNNLSPVYKILPGWLGSTVGVRSFNLLPLEAKNYILEIESMVGIPIDMISTGPERNDIIILNNPCL, encoded by the coding sequence ATGGGAAAAAATATTATAATTATAGGAACACAATGGGGTGATGAAGGAAAAGGTAAAATTATTGATTTACTGTCTCCTAACGTAAATTATATTGTACGATATCAAGGTGGGCATAATGCAGGTCATACATTAGTTGTAAATAATAAAAAAACGGTTTTGCATTTATTACCTTCTGGTTTATTACATAATCATATTTTTGGAGTAATTGGTAATGGAGTAGTGATATCTCCTCGTGATTTATTAAATGAAATTCGAATGCTTCAAAAACAAGGTATTTATAATTTGCAAAATAGAATTATGATTTCTGAATCTTCTCCTTTATTGTTAGAGTATCATGTTGCTATGGATCAAGCTCGAGAAAAACGTTTGCATTCAGTAGATGATAATAATAGTAATGGAAATACGACAATTATTGGTACCACTGGTAGAGGTATTGGTCCTGTATATGAAGATAAAGTAGCTCGTAGAGGTTTGAGAATTGGTGATTTAAAAAATATACAATTATTTTCTGTAAATTTAAGAAAAAATGTTAATTATTATAATTTTTTATTATCCAATTATTATCATTCTAAAGTGGTTAATTATGATGTTATTATTAAAGATATATTAAGTGTTCGTGATGATTTATTGAATATGATTCAAGATATTCCAAATACATTAGATATAGCCATGAAAAATGATAAAAAAATAATGTTTGAAGGAGCTCAGGGAACATTTCTTGATATTGATCATGGAACGTATCCATATGTTACTTCTTCAAATAGTATTTCTGGAGGAGTTTGTTCTGGAGTTGGTGTAGGTCCTCTTGCAATCGATTATATTTTAGGTGTTACTAAATGTTATACTACTAGAGTAGGTTTTGGTCCATTTCCTACAGAATTATTTGATGAAATAGATTTACATTTTTTTAATATTGGAAAAGAGCTAGGATCTAGTACAGGAAGAAGAAGACGTACTGGTTGGTTAGATATAGTTGCATTACGTAGATGTATACAAATAAATTCTTTATCTGCTTTATGCATGACTAAATTAGATGTATTAGATGGGTTAAAAGAAATTAAAATCTGTATTGCTTATAAATTATCAAATGGTACTCAAATTACTTGTACTCCATTTTCTGTGGATGAATGGAATAATTTATCTCCTGTATATAAGATTCTTCCTGGTTGGTTAGGTAGTACCGTTGGTGTCCGATCATTTAATTTATTACCTTTAGAAGCGAAAAACTATATTTTAGAAATTGAATCTATGGTAGGTATTCCTATTGATATGATTTCAACAGGACCAGAACGAAATGATATAATCATATTAAATAATCCATGTTTATAA
- the hflC gene encoding protease modulator HflC gives MNINKVIFAFFSTLCIFLSSSFFIVHEGQRAIILHLGKIVVNHRKHTQLFLPGLHVKIPYIESVRLFDSRIQTIDNHGKWFITKDKKKIYINIYIQWKIKNFKNFYLSTINQKKSIIKLLIINQLNNLLQNQISSLNFNKIGIHTFSLYKLKTQLLVKPISEKIINFINTDKTDTHDIHLINKIQYQNSNIYKSIHKNSNLESLGIKILDIKIQNFSFPISNFSTVFCYVHDMCNTIANSYRSSAIEESEKIRSLSHIQATKILSSMKKKLMIFKLKNDL, from the coding sequence ATGAATATAAATAAAGTAATATTTGCTTTTTTTTCTACTCTTTGTATATTTTTATCTTCATCTTTTTTTATTGTCCACGAAGGACAACGAGCAATTATATTGCATTTAGGTAAAATTGTTGTTAATCATAGAAAACATACACAATTATTTTTACCTGGATTACATGTAAAAATACCATATATAGAATCTGTTAGACTATTTGATTCTCGTATACAAACAATAGATAATCATGGAAAATGGTTTATAACTAAAGATAAAAAAAAAATATATATAAATATTTATATTCAATGGAAAATTAAAAATTTTAAAAATTTTTATTTATCTACTATAAATCAAAAAAAAAGTATAATTAAATTGTTAATTATTAATCAATTAAATAATTTATTGCAAAATCAAATAAGTAGTCTAAACTTTAACAAAATAGGAATTCATACATTTTCTCTATATAAGTTAAAAACTCAATTACTTGTAAAGCCAATTTCAGAAAAAATAATTAATTTTATTAATACTGATAAAACGGATACTCATGATATTCATTTAATAAATAAAATACAGTATCAGAATAGCAATATTTATAAAAGTATTCATAAAAATAGTAATTTAGAATCTTTAGGAATCAAAATTTTAGATATAAAAATTCAAAATTTTAGTTTTCCTATAAGTAATTTTAGTACGGTATTTTGTTATGTACATGATATGTGTAATACTATTGCTAATAGTTATCGTTCTAGTGCTATAGAAGAATCTGAGAAGATTAGATCTTTATCTCATATACAAGCTACAAAAATCTTGTCTTCTATGAAAAAAAAATTAATGATTTTTAAATTAAAAAATGATTTATAA
- a CDS encoding SPFH domain-containing protein, whose product MPWNQPNNNQPNFNPWKDKKNNKNIVKIKCFIIYCTKKMLNILIMIKKKMYNCCNIQLNNRIKYAILFFLLSFFFIWIISSWYIIKFNERGVVTNFGKFSCILSPGVYWKPRFITKIKIVDIHSIKKIFSSGIIFTTEKNVIFTKMKLEYIVIDPVSYSFSSVQPSHILHQILNSELYSLSDYISMHDIFFHNLKLINNHIKNKIQKSISNYQLGIKILNVYFTKISVPKLITSNWNELNLAKAYKKKCIRDAENYSKRVLNVAHEHERKMFREIEFYKIRKFLEIRK is encoded by the coding sequence ATGCCTTGGAATCAACCCAATAATAATCAACCTAATTTTAATCCTTGGAAAGATAAAAAAAATAATAAAAATATAGTAAAAATTAAATGTTTTATTATTTATTGTACAAAAAAAATGTTAAATATTTTAATTATGATTAAAAAAAAAATGTACAATTGTTGTAATATTCAGTTAAATAATAGAATTAAATATGCTATTTTGTTTTTTTTATTATCATTTTTTTTTATATGGATAATAAGTAGTTGGTATATAATTAAATTTAATGAAAGAGGAGTTGTGACAAATTTTGGAAAATTTAGTTGTATATTATCACCTGGTGTTTATTGGAAACCAAGATTTATTACAAAAATTAAAATTGTTGATATTCATTCTATAAAAAAAATATTTTCTTCAGGAATAATATTTACTACAGAAAAAAATGTTATTTTTACGAAAATGAAATTAGAATATATTGTAATTGATCCTGTATCGTATTCTTTTTCTTCAGTTCAACCTTCTCATATACTTCATCAAATTTTAAATAGTGAATTATATAGTTTATCTGATTATATTTCTATGCATGATATATTTTTTCATAATTTAAAATTGATTAATAATCATATTAAAAATAAAATACAAAAATCTATTAGCAATTATCAGTTAGGGATAAAAATTTTAAATGTATATTTTACTAAAATTTCTGTTCCTAAGTTAATTACAAGTAATTGGAATGAGTTAAATTTAGCTAAAGCATATAAAAAAAAATGTATCAGGGATGCAGAAAATTATTCTAAAAGAGTTTTAAACGTAGCGCATGAACATGAAAGAAAAATGTTTCGAGAAATTGAATTCTATAAAATACGTAAATTTTTAGAAATAAGAAAATAA